The window AAACCTCTGTGGACCGGGAAGCCGCGGCGACAGCCTCCACCGTGGATCGCTTCGCGCAAACTGGTGGCTTCAGGTCCGCTCCGTGCAAGGAGATTTGCCATGATCAGACGCCAATTCATGAAAACAGCCCTGGCCGCCGGTCTGACCTCGGCCGCCGTTCCGGCGGCATCGGGGGCGGCGCGGCCGGCCTCCGCAGCCGGCGGTCACGGGGGCAGGAAGAAACCCCGGATCATGTTTTATAACGACGCTCGCCATCCGGCCATCTACATGTACGAACCTCCCATGGAGAAAGAGCAGTTCGAGGCCGCGGTAGATGAAGTGCTGGGAACTCCGGTCGATGCCATGGTGTTCGGTCTGGGGGACGGGCGCACGGTCTTTCACAAGACCGAGGTCGGGGAGCTGTGGGGAGATCCGGTCGAGAAGTGGCCCCACCTGATCTTCCGCCGGGCCCACCAGAACGCCAAGATGATGCTGGAATCGGGACGGGACCCCTTGCGCATCGTGTGCGACCACGCCCGGGCAAACGGACTGATGCTCTATCCGTCTCTGTTGCTCAATAGGGGGCGGGGAGCCGACCGCCATCGGGACGTTCGCGCGGCCAATTTCACCTGGGAAAACCGGCACCTGGAAATTGGAGCCAGTGGCAACCTGGACGAGAGCTTCAACGGGGCAAGGCAACTGGACTTCAAACACCAGGAGGTGCAGGACGAGCGTTTCGCGCTCATCGAGGAAGTGCTCAAGAATTACCCCATCGACGGGTTCGAGTTGTGGTTCGGCCACCACTACTTCTTCCACCCCAAGGAGGTGGAAGCCGGCCTGGAAATCATGACCAAATGGGTCAAGCGGGTCCACAAGGCCGTCAAGGCCAGCGGCAAGGACCGCGAACTGGCGGTTCTGGTCCCCGCCAACATCGCGTGGGCGCGCTCGCTGGGGCTGGATGTGCCGGAGTGGATCCGGCAGGGCATCGTGGACGTGATCAACGGCCAGAACTACTATCAGAAGATCGACAACCTGGCGGACTTCCGGCCGCTGCTCGAGATTGCCAAGGGCACCTCCTGCCGCATTCACGCCGGCACCAACGCCGTTCTGAACTCGGACCGCGTGAGCGGCGGCACCATCGAAATGATTCGTGGCGTGGCCTGCAACTACTGGGCCCAGGGAGTCGACGGCCTCTACCTCGGCCAGTGGTTCGCCGGCACCAACTGGCCCTACCAGGCTCCCTTCTACGAGCGGTTGAGAGAGGTCGCCTATCCCAAGCTCATGGCCCCCAAGGACAAGTTCTACATGGTCCCCACGGCCGATCAGACTCGAAGCAGGCCTCCGACCCAAACGGCTCCGCTCCCTGTCGAGCTGAAGGAGAACCGGCCCGTCAAGTTCGAGCTGCCCATTGCCGACGATCTGCCTTACTGGGACAGGCAGAAACGGGTTCACGAAGTCCTGCTGCGAATCCGTCTGGCCGACAGCACCGAACTCGATCGAGTGACGTTCAGGTTCAACGGCAAGGAGCTGCCCCAATCCCAGGCGCGCAAGATCAATCACCTCTACCGCATGCATGCGCCTCGTTTCCGGGTCAACAACGCCTACTGGTACATCTACCGGCTGGACCGGGACCACTGGCCCAGGCAAGGCAAAAACACCATCGAGGTCACCCTCAACAAGCGGGACCCCGACATCACTCCTTCGCTGAAACTTCGCGACATCGAGATCGAGACACGATACTTGATGGGGAAAAACTACTATCGAAGCAACGAGGATACCGACCTCGGTCCCGCGGCCATCGCGAGGCCCCGAGCCTAGAGCAATCGTTGGAGGAACTGACGGCATGCGTCCCTTCACCAGACTGGGGACAATCCTTTTCCTGCTGCTATGCTGGTGCGGCAGCTCGGCGTTTTGGGGACAACCGCCCCCGGAAGTCCCCATGACCCAGATTTCCCACATCGCCCCGTTCGCCCGGGACCGGGAGATCGCCGACCGCTTTACCGGCCTGGCCGAGTTTTCCATCCGACTTCTGCAGTGGAAGGGCACGAAACGTCCGTCAGTGATCAAGGCGCAACGGTGGCTCAAGTCGGAAATCTACAAGCAGACAGCGCTGGGCGGCGGCGCCGGGACTCCGACCCGGGCCGAGGCCGACCGCATGGCCAGCGACGGCTACTGGTCGCTGGAGAGTCCCCATCTGGTTAGAATCGAGGTTGGGGAAGACATCGAAGTGATCGCGAAGCCGCGTGCACTGCGCCTCCTGAGGGGCAAGCCCTATCCGCTTCCGGTGGTCCTGCGAAACGGCGCCTCCGCCCCGCAGACAGTCACCCTCAAAACGACCAGCGGAAAAGGATCGGCGACCCACAGTTTTCGTCTGATGCCCGGCCAGGCGGCGGGCACCTACATGACGCTGCACACCGAGGCGGACTCGGAGGCCATGCCCAGCCTGGAAGTACTGGCCCAAGGCCGGACCAGGCCCATTCCTCTGGAGGGTGCGGTGGTCCAGGCGGGCCGCATGAAAGTGCGTGTGCTGGATGAGGAGGGCTCGGTGACGCCGGCCCGGATCTACCTCACCGGCTCCGACGGGCGGGACTACCGGCCGGCGGGGACGCAGGCCCGGGTGTCCAATGCCGACTACGGGCAGCCCTTCGGCGGGGACTATTACTTTTACAGCGGCGGCGAGTTCCAGGTGGATCTGCCTCCCGGGGAAGCTACCCTGGAGATAGTGAAGGGCTTCGAATACCAACCGGTCTCCCGGGAAGTTTCCATCCTGGCCGGCGGTTCGGGCACCGTCGAAGTCCGGCTGCAAAAGCCGTTCGACCTGCGCCGGCAGGGTTGGTTCTCCGGAGACACCCACATTCACCCCAACGTCTATAACGATCATCTCATCCGGCCCGCCGAGGTTCGACTCATCTCCAGGGCCGAAGACCTCAACCTTCCCCACTTGCTGGTTTGTAATGACGTTGACTCGCACATCAACGACCGGCAGTACTTTCAGGGGCGGCCCCATCATCTCTCCGGGGAGCACACCATCCTCTATTGGAACCAGGAGATGAGGGCCGGGGACGTCAACAACCACGTGGGCTACCTGGGCTTGAAGACTCTGGTTCAGCCGGCCTACGTGGGCTGGCCGGGGACCCCCCTTCCCTACGACTATCCACCCAACTACCACATGGGACTGGCAGCCAAGGCCCAGGGAGCCGTGGTCACCTACGTGCATCCCGGCCT is drawn from Acidobacteriota bacterium and contains these coding sequences:
- a CDS encoding CehA/McbA family metallohydrolase, translated to MTQISHIAPFARDREIADRFTGLAEFSIRLLQWKGTKRPSVIKAQRWLKSEIYKQTALGGGAGTPTRAEADRMASDGYWSLESPHLVRIEVGEDIEVIAKPRALRLLRGKPYPLPVVLRNGASAPQTVTLKTTSGKGSATHSFRLMPGQAAGTYMTLHTEADSEAMPSLEVLAQGRTRPIPLEGAVVQAGRMKVRVLDEEGSVTPARIYLTGSDGRDYRPAGTQARVSNADYGQPFGGDYYFYSGGEFQVDLPPGEATLEIVKGFEYQPVSREVSILAGGSGTVEVRLQKPFDLRRQGWFSGDTHIHPNVYNDHLIRPAEVRLISRAEDLNLPHLLVCNDVDSHINDRQYFQGRPHHLSGEHTILYWNQEMRAGDVNNHVGYLGLKTLVQPAYVGWPGTPLPYDYPPNYHMGLAAKAQGAVVTYVHPGLPSQYPADIALGAADTIDVICQRNEDVNTEHWYQLLNCGFQCPISAGTDAFLNVPYHLIPGAGRLYARIDSPLTYDAWLEAYRKGRSFATNGPLLKFRVNGKEAGEEIRWKTGSLPLEIEAEAVSHVPMTRMDLIVNGKVAASQEAEEGGKLIRLIRELEISDSSWVAVRVHGEAHKLIPNDVALYAHSSPVYCYRGNRRIAVRESAAFLIQQLDQLIHRVETRGVFREAADKEAMLEWFRKGQQVYRKIEAEAAW